AATCGTGGCAAAACAAAAGGCGTTAACACGATTAAGGCTACTAAGATGGAATAAGTGGTTACTACAATTTGAGAATATTCACTTGGCAAGCGCTTCACGAGTACCGACATGAGTGCCCAAGTCAAAGCTGCAATAAGTAGTGCAATACCCCCAAGTTTACTGGATATATTGACATCACCAATTCCGACAATGAGAAGAACTCCAATTGTCGCTAAACAAACGGAGATTCCTTTTCTTAACGTCATTCGTTCATTAAGGAGTAAGCGAGCAAAAATAACCATAAATGCTGGTGTAGAAGAAGTAATTATGGCTCCCATCTGTGCCGTAGAGAGCATTGTACCAGTTTCCTGAGCTACGATTGAAATCGCGTTACCAATGATCCCAATGGCAATGATGATTAAGAAATAACGTTTTTCGATTTGCCATTTTTGCCTTGTGATGAACCCGATAATGAGAAGTGCGATAATAGCCACTAAATACCGTAGCCATACAAGTTCCAGTGGAGGTATGACTGATACGACAACTTTAACAACAACGTACATACCGCCCCAAATACTAGAAGCTAAAATTAAGTATAAAGAACCTAATAAGGTTTTTTTCATTTTTGTACCCTCCGTCTAA
The DNA window shown above is from Bacillus sp. T3 and carries:
- a CDS encoding DMT family transporter — protein: MKKTLLGSLYLILASSIWGGMYVVVKVVVSVIPPLELVWLRYLVAIIALLIIGFITRQKWQIEKRYFLIIIAIGIIGNAISIVAQETGTMLSTAQMGAIITSSTPAFMVIFARLLLNERMTLRKGISVCLATIGVLLIVGIGDVNISSKLGGIALLIAALTWALMSVLVKRLPSEYSQIVVTTYSILVALIVLTPFVLPRLHAINISQLTHPTIWGGVLYLGIVSTACGFLLWNRGLQMLNASSGGIFFFFQPMVGTLLGWLILGESIGVTFWIGSILIFAGVLIVIIEKK